CGCCAGGCGGCCGTCGGCGGCGGCCGCGCAGGAGGTGACCTCGCTGACAGCGAGTCCGTCGTGCCGCGTGTAGTTCCGGAACCGCCTCCCGTCGAATCGCGACAGTCCGTACTGCGTGCCGATCCAGAGGTATCCCTCCCGGTCCTGGGTCACACACCGGATCTGCGACTGGATCAGCCCGTCGCGCACCGTGTAGGTGCGAAACGCTCCGGACTGGGCGGCCGCGGGCGGCGCGCCCGCGCCCAGCAGGGCCACGGCCAGGGTCGCGCTCCGCCCGAGGCGCCGGATCCCGGCCTTGGAGCCACCGACAGCCACCCTGGATCGCTCCTGTCCGGTCGCGGGCCCCGCCCCCCTAGGCGCCGCCGCCGCGCCTACCTCTTCGGCGCCGCCCGAGCCGGCCTTTACCCCCGGAGGGGCCCGGGCTCGCCCGCCGTTTCCGCGGGGGGCAGAATGGGCGGCCGTCCGCCGCGGGCGCGGGCGATGCGGGAGGGCGAGCGAGATGAAATTCGCGACGAAGGCGATTCACGCGGGGCAGGAGCCGGATCCCCGCACCGGCGCCGTCAACGTGCCGGTGTGGCTGAGCACGACGTTCAAGCAGGACGGGATCGGACGCTTCCGGGACGGATACGAGTACTCGAGGACCGACAACCCGTCGCGGCGCTCGCTCGAAGCCACGCTGGCGGCGCTCGAGGAGGGGAAGCACGCGCTGTGCTACGCTTCGGGGTCGGCGGCGTCGGCCGCCGTGCTGGACCTCCTCGCGCCCGGGGACGAGATGATCTCGACGATCGACGTGTACGGCGGCACCTACCGCATGTGCCGCCACGTGTTCGAGAAGTACGGGATCCGGTTCCGCTTCCTCGACACCGCCGACGCGGGCGAGATCCTCGCCGCGGTGACGCCAAACACCCGGATGATCTGGGTCGAGACGCCGACGAACCCCCTCCTGAACATTCACGACATCGCCCGCCTCGCCTCCGGCAAGCCGCCGCAGGTCCTCCTCGTGGTGGACAACACCTTCGCCACGCCCTGCCTCCAGCGGCCGCTGTCTCTCGGCGCGGACATCGTCGTCCACTCGGTGACCAAGTACCTCGGCGGGCACAGCGATGTCGTCGGCGGCGCCGTCGTCACCTCCAGGGACGACGTGGCGGAGAGGCTGCGCTTCTACCAGAACGCGGTGGGGGCGGTGCCATCCCCGTTCGACTGCTACCTCGTCCAGCGGGGGATCAAGACGCTGGAGGTGCGGATGGAGCGCCACCAGCGGAACGCCGCCGAGGTGGCCCGGTTCCTCGCCGGCCACGCCGCGGTGGAGCGCGTCTACTTCCCGGGCCTTCCGGACCATCCCGGGCACGACATCGCGCGGCGCCAGATGAAAGGGCCGTCGGGGATGGTCTCCTTCACCCTGAAGGGCGGGCGCCCGGCCGCCGATCGCTTTTTCGAGCGCGTCGAGCTGTTCACGCTGGCGGAGAGTCTCGGAGGGGTGGAGTCCCTGAGCTGCCATCCCTATACGATGACGCACGGAGCGATTCCCCCGGAGGAGAAGCTCAAGATCGGCATCACGGAGAGTCTCGTGCGCCTGTCGGTGGGTATCGAGGATGTGGAGGATCTGATCGCCGATCTCGAGCGGGGGCTCGCCGGGTGAACCCCGCGGGGCGAGGGATGGCCGGGGCTCCGCCGCTGCCGAAGAGCCTGTTCGACTTCGGGGACGGGCCGCTGTGGGTCGCCCACTGCGCGATCGGACCGGTACCGCGCGCGGCGGTGAGAGCGGTCCGCGAGCACCTCGAGCGCGAGGCGCGGCCGTGGGAGATCTCGCGCGAGCACCACTTCGTCGGGTTGCCGCAGCGCGTGCGGCACGAGGGCGCCCGTCTGTTCGGCGGCGACGCAGGGGACATCGCGCTCGTGCCGACGACGTCGGCCGGCCTGTCCCGGATCGCGGCCGGGATCGACTGGCGCCCGGGGGACGAGGTCCTTCTGCCGCTCGGCGAATTCCCCGCCAACGTCTGGCCGTGGAAGGCGCTGGCGCCGGCCGGAGTGTCGGTTCGAGAGGTTCCGCTGTGGCCCGGACACCGCGCCGGCCGCGAAGCCTGGGCGACCGAGCCGCCGCCCCCCGGGTGCGATCCGGAGCAGGCGCTTCTCGACGCCATCTCGCCCGCGACGCGGCTCGTATCGGCGAGCTGGGTCCGGTTCCAGGATGGCCTCGTCCTCGACCTCGCGCGCCTCGGCCGGGGGTGCGCCGAGCGAAACGTCCCGCTCGTCGCCGACGCCATCCAGGGGGCGGGCACGCTGCCCTGGCCCGGGGGGGCGTCGGCCGCCGCCTGCGGGGGGCACAAGGGGCTGCTCGCCCCCCAGGGGCTAGGGCTGCTCTGGACCGAGCCGTCGTTCCGCGCATCCCTGCGCCCCACGGGGAGCTGGCTCTCGGTCGAGGACGCGGGCGACTTCGCGCGCCCGGTGACCGACACCGAGCGCGCCTGGCTCGAAGACGGCCGCCGGTTCGAGCAGGGGGTGCCGAACCTGGTCGGGTGCGCGGCGCTCGCCGCCTCGCTGGCGCTCGTCAACGACGCCGGTCCCGAGCGCATCGCGGGACACGTGCGCCGGCTCCAGCGCCACCTGCTCGGAGCTCTCGCGGACCTGCCGGCGTGGAGGGACGAGGCGCAGCGGCTTCTCGCCCTGCTCGACGAGGGTCGCCTCGGCTCGATCCTCGCCCTGCATCACCGGGGGCGGGGTGCCCGGTTCCTCGAAGAGACGCTCGAACGCGGGCGTCGCCTCGGCGTCGCCGCGACGCTGCGCGAGGGCTACCTCCGCATCGCCT
The DNA window shown above is from Acidobacteriota bacterium and carries:
- a CDS encoding cystathionine gamma-synthase; the protein is MKFATKAIHAGQEPDPRTGAVNVPVWLSTTFKQDGIGRFRDGYEYSRTDNPSRRSLEATLAALEEGKHALCYASGSAASAAVLDLLAPGDEMISTIDVYGGTYRMCRHVFEKYGIRFRFLDTADAGEILAAVTPNTRMIWVETPTNPLLNIHDIARLASGKPPQVLLVVDNTFATPCLQRPLSLGADIVVHSVTKYLGGHSDVVGGAVVTSRDDVAERLRFYQNAVGAVPSPFDCYLVQRGIKTLEVRMERHQRNAAEVARFLAGHAAVERVYFPGLPDHPGHDIARRQMKGPSGMVSFTLKGGRPAADRFFERVELFTLAESLGGVESLSCHPYTMTHGAIPPEEKLKIGITESLVRLSVGIEDVEDLIADLERGLAG
- a CDS encoding aminotransferase class V-fold PLP-dependent enzyme — encoded protein: MNPAGRGMAGAPPLPKSLFDFGDGPLWVAHCAIGPVPRAAVRAVREHLEREARPWEISREHHFVGLPQRVRHEGARLFGGDAGDIALVPTTSAGLSRIAAGIDWRPGDEVLLPLGEFPANVWPWKALAPAGVSVREVPLWPGHRAGREAWATEPPPPGCDPEQALLDAISPATRLVSASWVRFQDGLVLDLARLGRGCAERNVPLVADAIQGAGTLPWPGGASAAACGGHKGLLAPQGLGLLWTEPSFRASLRPTGSWLSVEDAGDFARPVTDTERAWLEDGRRFEQGVPNLVGCAALAASLALVNDAGPERIAGHVRRLQRHLLGALADLPAWRDEAQRLLALLDEGRLGSILALHHRGRGARFLEETLERGRRLGVAATLREGYLRIAFHGWHDEEDVERIAAWLG